A segment of the Catenuloplanes nepalensis genome:
ATTCGTCTCCTTCGTGCTGGCCGCGGGAGCGTGCCCGGACCCGGTAGAGCAGGCCCAGCGCGACGAGCGTGCGCCGGACGGCTTGCACGACCTGGATACCGACCTCCGCCTCGACCGCGACGGTGGCGTCACCCGGCCAGATCCGGCCCCCGGTGTCTGCGTCCGCGTGGGAGGCGAGGACCAGCGCGATACCCCGAAACGTCGACGCCGCGACACCGCCGCGTTTCCCGCGCGCGGGAATCAGCCCGCGCAGGCGCGCACGCAGCACGACCCGTTCCCACTCCCACCGGCTTACCGCATGCAGCTCGCGTTTTTCCACGCCAAACCTCCGTACCGGTGCCGTCGGGGAGTGGTGGCGCGCGGCAGCGGCGACGCGCCCGTGACGAGGCCGCATGTGCGCGCACTGCTGCCGGCGCGGGTCGGCCACCCGTGGGGGAGAAGGCCGTTAGCGTCGTCCGCGCAGGCGCCTACGTGTGCGTTCCGCGGCCGCCTCTACCGTCGACTGCGCGTCCGAGGGGGAGGAGTCCGGACGCCGCGGTGGCGACGTGTAGACGGCTATCAGATCGTCGATCTGGTCGCGCGTCATGCCGCGCGTCTGCCCACGATGGACATGCCGCACCAGGCCGGCACGGCAGTCCCGTGCGATACCGCGCTCCAAGAAGCCGGTCATCCACGGAACCTCAGCCAGAGAGAACACCAGCCGCTCAGGATCCGTCGACGTGCGGGGCAGACGAGTCCCCGGCGTGCAGGTACACCGGATGACGACCGCCGCACCGCCGGGCGGCATGACATGACGCGGACCCTGCGCCGATTCCGCATCAGGATGAGCTGCGGTCTCGGTGACGTCGGAAGGCGGTCCGGTGTCACACAGCTGCACGCGAATCGCGCAGGAGCCCTCTTCGCTGCGATCGCACGACGCACAGGTCCGAAGTGGGTCCGGCGGCATGGCCCCGCACCATAATGCCCGGCATACTTCGCCCGCAACAGAACCGCGTCATATGGAACGATCAGGCCGAGCGGCCCGGAAACGCCGCCAGGTCCGGCCGAAATCGACGGCAATAAGTCATGGCTGCGTGTCCTGCGTGATGGCACGGCAACCGAAGGTGTCTCCGGCAGAATCCCGGTCAGATTCGGCGCGAATCGCTGGACGATCTCGAACGATACGTCGCGTCTCGCTGGTGGGCGACATACGGTCATGTCGGCCGCTCGGGCATTGACCTATCCCGGCTTGCGGACGCACGCCGCCCGGCATCAACGATGCGCCCGATCGAGGGCTGACTCGTGCCGCAATCACCGTCCCGGCGAATGGGCGTAACGGTGAGGACTATGCATTTCGCTCAGCTGGGTGCTGTTCACCGCACGCCCTGGTGCGATGTATCGGCGGCCACGTCATGGAATCGGCACTTCTTCTCACCGGAGAGCAGGCACTCGTGGCAAAGACATGGAACGGAAAACCTCTGGCGATCGTCATCGCCGTGATCGCTGCGATAGCTGGCGTCCTGGTCGCGCCCGCCTCGCCGGCGTTCGCGGCAGGATGCCGCAGCGCACCCTTCTCCGCGAGCCTCTACGGAGCCGATCCTCTTATGCGACTCGACCACGTCGTCACCATCGCGTACCCCTCGCCCACCGGCTCGTACGTCTCCACCAGCCAATGCCCGCGGAACATCTCCGTCAAGAACACCGGCACCGGCGACCGCTACGGGGCGCCGTTCTACGCCTGCATCAACTACGTCTCAGGCGGCGGCTGCACGTGGACCAAGGTCAATCCCGGCCAGTGGGCCTACATCGCCACCGGAGTGCCGTACGGCACCCGGTTCCGGATCCAGATCCTCTGGGACCCGGGCATGTACTACTCGTTCAAGGCCGTGGGTGACTTCTAGGCAGGCACGCCGCGCATCGCGCTGACTGTGGGCGCTCCCTGCGGCGGGGGCGGCTACGGCCGGGGCGCCGCTGTTGTCGCTACCGCAGGCGCCGAATCCGGCGCCCGACGTAGCGGCGGTCGCACCCTCGATCTGCGCGCCGATGTCGGCTGTCGGCAGCACCCGCGTCCGACTCCTGCCAAGCCGCGAGGATCGCTCCTGTTTACTTTGAGAAAGAACCGGTAGGACGACCCGTGCATCATTTACGCATCGAGAGCTGCTTAGATGCCGGAGCGTGGCCTGTGTGGCGGTCGGCTCGGCGGTCATCGAACAACTCGTGTGGTAAACAGTTGTCGATCAATCACAGATCGTAGACAGATTCTCCACGGTGGCTGAGTCTTACCGGCGGTCGCGCCGGACAGCGCCTGGATGACTTCTGGCCGGCATGGCGAGCGAGGTCAGCGCTTCGGGGCGTGGACCGGCGAGCGGTGCGGGCTGAGGATGGGGAGGTCGATGTGAAGCCGATCGTGGGTGGCTCACAGGAAGCGGTGCAGCTGGGGCGCATCATCAGCGGTGCCCGCCGCGCGAAAGGCTGGTCCCAGTCGCGGTTGGCCGACCGGATGCGGCGCCAGGCGGAGGCGGAGGGCTTCCGGCACCCGCTGCCGTCGGATGAGTCGTTCAAGGCCATGATCTCCCGCTGGGAGAACGGGCGCAAAGTGCCCGACATCAACTACCGAGGGCTGCTGTGCCGCGTCCTTGGGATTGCACCGGCCCAACTCGGCCTCGCAGGAGACTGAGAACGACCCGGTACCGGCATCCGGGTCAACGGAAGATCAACGAATGGTCATCTACCGTCCCGTGCGAGCTCCGGTCAGACTTCCCATATGAAACGAGATGGGCCGACGCGAGAACTGGATCGGGCGGTGAGAATGGTGGCGCGGTCAGGCATTCGGAGGGCCGCCGTCCCTGGCTCCCGTGATCGCCGTCAGAATTTCTACAATATTCTCTAGCGGCGTCGCGGTGCCGTCACTGGACATCGCAGAGAACTTCCCTAAGTCGCTGCCGTTGAGCCCGGTCAGCAGAATGATCTCTCTCAGGTGCCGGAGTTCGGTCGCGGTCTTCTCGACGTTGCGGGTACCCAGGATGAAGTCGGCGGAGACGCCGAAAAAGTTGACGAACGCAACAATGACGTCAGCGCTGGGATTGACATTGTTGCCGTTCCTCAATTTCGAGA
Coding sequences within it:
- a CDS encoding helix-turn-helix domain-containing protein translates to MKPIVGGSQEAVQLGRIISGARRAKGWSQSRLADRMRRQAEAEGFRHPLPSDESFKAMISRWENGRKVPDINYRGLLCRVLGIAPAQLGLAGD
- a CDS encoding helix-turn-helix domain-containing protein, giving the protein MARSDAAEETFDLNTYAGRIRLLFHCVLQKKGKPFTYQDVTAATGISGAAISKLRNGNNVNPSADVIVAFVNFFGVSADFILGTRNVEKTATELRHLREIILLTGLNGSDLGKFSAMSSDGTATPLENIVEILTAITGARDGGPPNA